In a genomic window of Nostoc sp. UHCC 0870:
- the pstB gene encoding phosphate ABC transporter ATP-binding protein PstB, whose amino-acid sequence MATQTSTVNDTQTVLRAENLNVYYGKFLALQNIWMDIPKNKVTAFIGPSGCGKSTLLRCYNRLNDLIESFRAEGKIYFYDKNLYAPEIDPVVVRRRIGMVFQRPNPFPKTIYDNITFGAKINGYKGNFDELVEKSLRQAALWDEVKDKLRQSGTSLSGGQQQRLCIARAIAVQPEIILMDEPCSALDPVSTLRVEELIHELKEQYTIVIVTHNMQQAARVSDMTAFFNVRATDGGSRSGYLVEYDATESIFNNPQQEATRDYVSGRFG is encoded by the coding sequence ATGGCTACTCAAACTAGTACAGTGAATGACACCCAAACTGTTTTACGGGCAGAAAACTTGAATGTTTACTACGGCAAGTTTTTAGCTTTACAGAATATTTGGATGGACATACCCAAAAATAAGGTGACAGCCTTTATTGGCCCCTCCGGCTGTGGTAAAAGTACATTGCTGCGATGCTATAACCGTCTCAACGACTTAATCGAATCATTCCGGGCAGAGGGGAAAATTTATTTTTACGATAAAAACTTGTATGCACCCGAAATTGATCCGGTAGTAGTCCGCCGGAGAATTGGCATGGTTTTTCAAAGACCAAACCCATTTCCTAAGACGATTTATGACAATATTACTTTTGGTGCTAAAATCAACGGCTACAAAGGTAATTTTGATGAATTAGTCGAAAAGAGTTTGCGACAAGCTGCGTTGTGGGATGAAGTCAAAGATAAATTGCGCCAAAGTGGTACATCTTTATCTGGTGGACAACAACAACGTTTATGTATTGCGCGGGCGATCGCTGTTCAACCAGAAATTATCCTCATGGATGAACCCTGTTCAGCCTTAGACCCCGTATCTACCCTACGTGTAGAAGAACTAATTCACGAACTGAAAGAGCAATACACTATTGTTATCGTTACCCACAATATGCAACAAGCTGCCCGTGTTTCTGACATGACAGCCTTTTTCAACGTCCGAGCTACAGATGGAGGCAGTCGTAGCGGCTATTTAGTAGAGTATGATGCCACAGAATCAATTTTCAATAATCCCCAACAAGAAGCTACCAGAGATTACGTTAGTGGTAGATTTGGTTAA
- the pstA gene encoding phosphate ABC transporter permease PstA, which produces MDTSGNQPSFAYEGNDFDISAKAMAPHRRITEQVLTILTMVFAAIVIVPLVWVLVSVFQKGVDSLIFPDIFTKLPPPPGLSEGGFGHAIVGTLMTLGVGTLISVPFGVIAAIYLAEFGRGTKLAYLVKFSCNVLTGVPAILCGLFAYSIVVRPLGSFSAFSGGVALGVLMLPIIIRSTEEALLLVPNDLRLASTGIGATRFETVVQIVLPAALTSIVTGVVLSVARASGEAAPLLFTAFNNNFWAGNVWEPVATLPVLIYFFSIIPYKASQSLAWAAALVLLSIVLLFSITARYFSRQKKF; this is translated from the coding sequence ATGGATACTTCGGGTAATCAGCCTTCCTTTGCCTATGAAGGCAATGATTTCGATATCAGTGCTAAGGCTATGGCTCCCCATCGCCGCATTACTGAGCAGGTGTTGACGATTTTAACTATGGTCTTCGCCGCAATAGTAATTGTCCCTCTGGTATGGGTTCTGGTGAGCGTGTTTCAAAAGGGTGTTGATTCTCTCATATTTCCAGATATTTTTACTAAGCTCCCCCCACCTCCTGGTTTGTCTGAGGGGGGTTTTGGTCATGCCATTGTGGGGACTTTAATGACTCTAGGAGTTGGTACACTAATTTCAGTTCCCTTTGGTGTCATTGCTGCTATTTATCTAGCTGAGTTTGGTCGGGGAACTAAGTTGGCTTACTTAGTTAAATTTTCCTGCAACGTACTCACTGGAGTACCGGCTATTCTCTGTGGCTTATTTGCCTATTCCATTGTGGTTAGGCCTTTAGGGTCATTTTCGGCTTTTTCTGGTGGGGTAGCCTTGGGTGTGTTAATGCTACCTATTATTATTCGGTCTACAGAAGAAGCTTTGTTGCTAGTACCTAATGATTTGCGGTTGGCATCAACGGGTATTGGTGCGACAAGATTTGAAACTGTTGTCCAGATTGTGCTACCAGCAGCTTTGACTTCAATTGTGACGGGTGTTGTCTTATCTGTTGCTCGTGCATCTGGGGAAGCCGCTCCCTTGCTGTTCACTGCCTTTAACAATAATTTCTGGGCTGGGAATGTTTGGGAACCTGTGGCCACTCTGCCAGTATTGATTTACTTTTTCTCGATTATTCCTTATAAGGCTTCCCAGTCTTTGGCTTGGGCCGCAGCCTTAGTTTTATTGTCAATTGTGCTGTTATTTAGTATTACAGCTCGTTACTTCAGTCGGCAGAAGAAGTTCTAG
- the pstC gene encoding phosphate ABC transporter permease subunit PstC codes for MEQKNVMTSADQSTRLTGHSLEKENSRARVLDVGFWGLTLLLAISAGAVLLWIIVQTALEAIPAIQEFGFGFVFGTTWNPVTNVYGVLPQIYGTLVTAFIALVIAVPLGIGVAIFLTEGFAPKWVTTPIAFAIELIVAIPSVVLGIWGIFVLIPFIRPIFGFLNTYLGWIPIFSGSGGLGNSLLLVGLVLSIMIVPIIISITRGTLEVLPKDLRNGSLALGATRWETILRVMIPAGLSGIVSSIMLAMGRAMGETMVAAMLVGNANRINISWLQPGSTITGLIASQFGEAGRTQVAALMYAGLVLMILSLVVNILAEVIIRRFQNIE; via the coding sequence ATGGAGCAAAAAAACGTCATGACATCGGCTGACCAATCTACTCGATTAACCGGGCATAGCCTTGAAAAAGAAAACAGTAGGGCTAGGGTTCTCGATGTCGGTTTTTGGGGGCTAACCCTGCTACTAGCCATAAGTGCCGGAGCAGTCTTACTCTGGATAATCGTACAGACAGCTCTAGAAGCTATACCAGCCATTCAAGAATTTGGTTTTGGTTTTGTATTCGGTACAACCTGGAATCCTGTCACCAACGTCTATGGGGTACTGCCTCAGATATATGGAACTTTAGTCACCGCCTTTATTGCCCTAGTAATTGCAGTCCCCTTGGGCATCGGAGTAGCGATCTTTTTAACAGAAGGATTTGCGCCGAAGTGGGTGACAACTCCCATCGCCTTTGCCATTGAGTTAATCGTCGCTATTCCCAGCGTGGTGTTAGGGATTTGGGGTATTTTCGTTCTCATTCCCTTTATTCGGCCGATTTTTGGCTTTCTCAATACCTACTTGGGCTGGATTCCCATTTTTAGTGGTAGTGGCGGCTTAGGCAATAGCCTGCTGCTCGTTGGCTTGGTACTGTCAATTATGATTGTGCCTATTATTATCTCTATTACCCGTGGCACTTTAGAAGTTCTACCTAAAGACCTCCGCAACGGTTCTTTAGCCTTGGGAGCAACCCGTTGGGAAACGATTCTGAGAGTCATGATTCCTGCTGGCTTGTCTGGTATTGTCAGCTCCATCATGTTGGCTATGGGACGGGCGATGGGAGAAACAATGGTCGCCGCCATGCTAGTTGGTAATGCCAACCGTATTAATATATCGTGGCTTCAGCCTGGATCGACTATCACAGGTTTAATTGCCTCCCAGTTCGGAGAAGCCGGACGCACCCAAGTTGCCGCTTTGATGTACGCGGGTTTAGTGCTAATGATCTTGTCCCTGGTGGTAAACATTTTAGCTGAGGTGATTATTCGTCGATTCCAGAATATTGAGTGA
- the pstS gene encoding phosphate ABC transporter substrate-binding protein PstS translates to MILNRKVLLAVASLPMMLVATACAPSSEPTTTTGNGGGQNVVATGEKVTISGAGATFPAPLFQRWFDAYNRQVNPNIQVSYQSIGSGAGLEQYINKTVDFGASEAPITDSADRLKSFKAKHNYDPIQIPMTGGFLSFSYNLPGVKDQELRLSRTTYCGIVTGKINKWTDPAIAADNPGLKIPDLPITFAHRSDGSGTTFVFTNHIKTVCPDWTSGAGTSVQWPVGVGGQGNEGVAATIQQNPGAIGYLSYAYAALNKIDSALIQNKAGTFIAPSPEAAGKALLDEPVPDNFALLVPDPAGKDSYPIVGLAWVMIYRQYEDDAKWQAMRKVFEWSLGPEGRKLSEELLYVPIPEPLVERIKKEFDTVNAK, encoded by the coding sequence ATGATTCTCAATCGCAAAGTCCTTTTAGCAGTTGCCTCTCTACCCATGATGTTGGTAGCAACAGCCTGTGCGCCTAGCTCAGAGCCTACCACTACCACTGGTAACGGTGGTGGACAAAATGTAGTCGCTACTGGTGAAAAAGTAACCATTAGTGGAGCTGGAGCAACCTTCCCTGCACCTCTTTTTCAACGGTGGTTTGATGCCTATAATCGCCAAGTCAACCCCAATATTCAGGTAAGCTATCAGTCTATTGGTAGTGGGGCAGGTTTGGAGCAGTACATTAATAAGACGGTAGACTTCGGGGCTAGTGAAGCACCCATTACTGATTCGGCGGATCGGCTCAAATCTTTTAAAGCGAAGCACAATTACGATCCGATCCAAATTCCTATGACTGGAGGCTTTTTATCTTTCTCCTACAACTTGCCAGGAGTAAAAGATCAAGAACTCAGACTGTCTCGCACAACCTACTGTGGCATTGTTACGGGTAAAATTAATAAATGGACTGATCCTGCGATCGCAGCTGATAATCCTGGTTTAAAGATTCCTGACTTACCCATCACCTTTGCTCACCGATCTGATGGTAGTGGTACTACCTTTGTATTCACCAATCATATTAAAACTGTTTGCCCAGACTGGACTTCTGGCGCAGGAACTTCAGTACAGTGGCCTGTGGGGGTTGGCGGTCAAGGTAACGAAGGTGTAGCCGCTACCATTCAGCAAAATCCCGGAGCTATTGGTTATTTATCCTATGCCTATGCTGCCCTAAACAAAATTGACTCAGCTTTAATTCAAAACAAAGCGGGAACTTTTATCGCCCCATCCCCGGAAGCAGCAGGTAAAGCTCTATTAGATGAGCCAGTACCCGATAATTTCGCCCTCTTAGTCCCCGACCCAGCAGGTAAGGATTCTTACCCCATAGTCGGTCTAGCTTGGGTAATGATTTATCGGCAGTATGAAGACGATGCCAAATGGCAAGCGATGCGTAAAGTGTTTGAATGGTCTTTAGGTCCAGAAGGCAGGAAGTTATCAGAGGAACTTCTTTATGTCCCGATTCCTGAACCTCTAGTAGAGCGGATTAAAAAGGAATTTGACACCGTGAACGCCAAGTAA
- a CDS encoding biotin transporter BioY, producing the protein MFAASNQLLWSMIGLLLTIGGTFLEAYSITLPWSWSQHGIQTVSLGVTYQIGAVLLIGCLGGQNAGALSQIAYLVMGLTLHPVFDGGGGVGYIKLSQFGYLLGFIPGAWICGFVAFQARPKLETLTFSCVCGLLTIHICGIIYLIISHTFQGQGIDSPLLTQAILRYSWFVIPSQLGVVCAVTVVAYVLRHLMFY; encoded by the coding sequence ATGTTTGCCGCTTCCAATCAATTACTATGGTCTATGATTGGCTTACTCTTGACAATAGGTGGTACTTTTTTAGAAGCCTATAGTATCACCTTACCTTGGAGTTGGAGTCAGCATGGAATTCAAACTGTTTCTTTAGGTGTCACTTATCAAATTGGTGCGGTGCTGTTAATAGGCTGCCTAGGAGGACAAAATGCTGGTGCGTTGTCACAAATTGCTTACTTAGTTATGGGTTTAACTCTGCATCCTGTATTTGATGGAGGTGGTGGCGTTGGCTACATTAAGCTATCTCAGTTTGGCTATCTACTAGGATTTATTCCTGGCGCATGGATTTGTGGCTTTGTTGCTTTTCAAGCTAGACCAAAGCTGGAAACGTTAACATTTAGCTGTGTTTGTGGCTTGCTAACTATCCATATTTGCGGAATTATTTATTTAATCATTAGTCATACTTTTCAAGGGCAAGGTATAGATAGCCCGCTATTAACACAAGCCATTCTCAGATATTCTTGGTTTGTCATACCCAGCCAGCTTGGTGTAGTCTGTGCCGTTACCGTAGTAGCATATGTGTTGCGACACTTAATGTTTTATTAG
- the lspA gene encoding signal peptidase II, whose protein sequence is MRLKNPLFLIVAFVAVILDQLTKYWVVEASSFWPLETIIDSKTGIPYDRNTLPLLQGIFHFTYVKNDGAAFSIFSGQVDFLRWLSLGVSLILIGLALFGPVLNRWDQLGYGCILGGAVGNGIDRFALGYVVDFLDFRLINFAVFNVADSFISIGIVCLLIASFQKTPTSSRRLR, encoded by the coding sequence ATGCGTTTAAAAAATCCCCTTTTCTTGATCGTTGCCTTTGTAGCAGTTATTTTAGACCAACTAACAAAATACTGGGTAGTAGAAGCATCTTCATTTTGGCCGTTAGAAACTATCATCGACTCCAAAACAGGGATTCCATATGATAGAAATACGCTACCACTTCTACAAGGCATATTTCATTTCACCTACGTAAAAAACGACGGTGCAGCTTTTAGTATATTTAGCGGACAGGTAGATTTCTTACGCTGGCTCTCTTTAGGAGTAAGTTTAATCTTAATAGGACTAGCATTGTTTGGCCCGGTCTTAAACCGTTGGGATCAGCTGGGATATGGTTGTATCTTGGGTGGTGCTGTGGGTAATGGTATTGATAGGTTTGCTTTAGGCTATGTAGTTGATTTTCTCGATTTTCGATTGATTAACTTTGCTGTATTTAATGTGGCAGATTCATTCATTAGTATCGGTATTGTTTGCTTATTAATTGCTTCGTTCCAAAAAACACCTACTTCCAGTCGGAGACTTCGTTAA